A region of Emys orbicularis isolate rEmyOrb1 chromosome 20, rEmyOrb1.hap1, whole genome shotgun sequence DNA encodes the following proteins:
- the NFKBID gene encoding LOW QUALITY PROTEIN: NF-kappa-B inhibitor delta (The sequence of the model RefSeq protein was modified relative to this genomic sequence to represent the inferred CDS: inserted 1 base in 1 codon), whose protein sequence is MWLALRSQQMPLTLPRQMSARSPWGWEGDLWGNLPLXPPLAPYPPWQVDSSCHAAFPDCHYHCSAAASSYQPPGPTYDATDSYAPVGTGVFGAGDPYSTMMAATGDLEVPVSAPSLTSTPQASTAPWMQPARSTPYSDPLELGSFGDPVGVLDPRELAMARAEIRSMDPARLLHQDEDGDTILHLLAARGLRHFAQAAAEAFKECGRLEIKEHKGKTPLLVAATANQAELVRDLLALGADANAADHKGQTLLHLAATYGFPNVLMAVMASGVLVNVEARNFEGQTPLHCAVISHNKALRALGVGTPTPERLQEMLACIQALLHMGADHTSQDIKSSKTVLHLAVQDGNLSLVQFFLQLPGPRQFINMKAHGNTALHMAAALPSPPCQESLVRLLLSQGADPSARNLENEQPAHLLPPGPGGDQLRLLLKSRRPLPGAARRPAQPP, encoded by the exons ATGTGGCTAGCTCTCAG gtCCCAACAGATGCCATTGACCCTTCCCAGACAG ATGAGTGCCCGGAGCccatggggctgggaaggggatctGTGGGGGAATCTGCCCC GCCCCCCCCTGGCTCCCTACCCACCTTGGCAGGTCGATTCCTCATGCCATGCGGCCTTCCCCGACTGCCACTATCACTGCTCGGCCGCGGCCAGCAGCTACCAGCCCCCAGGACCCACGTACGATGCAACAGACTCCTATGCCCCCGTGGGGACCGGGGTGTTTGGAGCAGGGGATCCCTACAGCACCATGATGGCAGCCACGGGGGACTTGGAG GTCCCTGTGTCAGCCCCCTCACTGACTTCAACTCCACAGGCATCCACTGCCCCCTGGATGCAGCCTGCCCGGAGCACCCCCTATTCTGACCCCCTAGAGCTGGGCAGCTTCGGGGACCCGGTTGGGGTGCTGGATCCCAGGGAGCTGGCTATGGCCCGAGCTGAGATCCGGAGCATGGACCCGGCGCGGCTGCTGCATCAGGATGAAGATGGGGACAC GATCCTACACCTGCTGGCTGCCCGGGGGCTGCGTCACTTTGCCCAGGCGGCCGCCGAGGCCTTCAAGGAGTGCGGGCGGCTGGAGATCAAGGAGCACAAGGGCAAG ACCCCGCTGCTGGTGGCTGCCACGGCCAACCAGGCCGAGCTGGTGCGGGACCTGCTGGCGCTGGGAGCTGATGCCAATGCCGCTGACCACAAGGGGCAGACGCTGCTGCACCTGGCAGCCACCTATGGGTTCCCCAACGTCCTCATG GCTGTGATGGCATCTGGGGTCCTTGTCAACGTGGAGGCCAGGAACTTTGAAG GGCAGACCCCTCTGCACTGTGCGGTGATCTCCCACAACAAGGCCTTGCGGGCGCTGGGCGTCGGGACCCCGACCCCAGAGCGGCTGCAGGAGATGTTGGCCTGCATCCAGGCCCTGCTGCACATGGGGGCAGATCACACCAGCCAG GACATAAAGAGCAGCAAGACGGTTCTGCACCTGGCCGTGCAGGATGGGAACCTGTCACTGGTTCAGTTCTTCCTGCAGCTGCCCGGGCCCCGGCAATTCATCAACATGAAG gccCACGGGAACACGGCTCTGCACATGGCCGcagccctgccgagcccccccTGCCAGGAGAGCCTCGTGCGGCTGCTACTGAGCCAGGGAGCTGACCCCAGCGCTCGCAACCTGGAGAATGAGCAGCCGGCCCATCTGCTGCCCCCCGGGCCCGGGGGAGACCAG cTGCGCCTCTTGTTGAAGAGCCGGCGTCCACTCCCTGGCGCTGCCCGCCGTCCCGCCCAGCCCCCCTAG